A single window of Solenopsis invicta isolate M01_SB chromosome 3, UNIL_Sinv_3.0, whole genome shotgun sequence DNA harbors:
- the LOC105197222 gene encoding centrosomin isoform X3, with the protein MGCGRSQLRPFLHPKNLEDEPIRIEIMFGGNTRPYGENSSGDKDGTTMARSGDGGGGGGGGGGGGGGVGYGRTMKEYEDELSNLKKENFQLKLRIYLLEEGNPARNGMTFSDEDVIKTNVELKEELEKLRKELMEKQVLLNQAARAFKLYEEQKAATSRTQDQYQQSLEKEREKVTKLEKELAEYQERELDTSMYYKETFGITPEQALKNAEKLRQMEELVASLETEMKQITGSLEEERSWVQELENERDQLRERLDVETRLREKQDCDRVRNIEELRDEVKDLKDQLFKKDSIVQQYTNDLDEQDRLLKQKTALLEEKCQMYEEISQVSEKRKNQIIQLRASVKTRDDALTEINNKHRALLSQCENSYGKRTPPNSPSALISCTNDYLSLSGQKVSCVQNANHDGVYDFESNKERATSLSSPLGGNSREIRHLIKELEERDNKLQQQEDVRKQLILKLCNAQKQVENVEQKLKKMESEHQKAIKAIQGFIEREQQMRNTESLKERQILELETELRKRRNSPVSLKDLGVKNADDSENDSCKQQRFEEMESKISDLRDQIETIKAEKNHLEKRTQVEFKEFQVRLLDKEQKIEILEMEKQIITEDLANKIAELDKLRHAEVTSVDEVSTTGYHDNTLQKENVLEQLEQRNAEIEEKNHKIEQLTKELQVTTQNLQMLVNTELWSKNKEIAKLHNYMTATYSHDKNRNKPEIIQESDSSMQLTNLIRELGEIGVKVNFTNDTVRLDYINGDETVDVKMLSESVQRLTRQRNDLEKEVDYLKWLKLVSKPDIAAEIDGCGNETERAKKYCELLRTHLKDLVKFMKEMLKNTDRADTIGNEHKKIVLDVLLNSKILSDDFVRALEGMGVQDGTIVNDRIDGSVKKSRSENVETSKNQASQSDSETFSEPDRTVSMARIGLQEKQHKNLSRSRFTKYTKTCSDSEDSADYVPYYKTYQNDLSDLDTSYQIQELKETNNMLYSELSALRNDLVTKVSFDCVIDEKLMPFITKLEKSQRFCEKLQASLEKRIHEFHTLRKENKQNNVRKTQLEKKINDVEQMASEITKQKAEFLQYKESAERKTTETLLILNKENESLRARIKQLEEETETAKATISTLRKELDHLTLLHSQLLVENTKLTNDKLRLEQEMRKMENRYDMTVRSLQDKFSKEICDLNQINDLHRARVQELETANKEFRRHMAVCEASDSAASSSGVSSIPTDATLKQTCDILQEYHPYNGSQFWQPTNYSALGGRSKSSCSPDLGIESDAAVTTMRPLKDTLKITESMTNLLSDEDDGNHRAPDSNSQSPLPIEGLEEVEALKQENEALKRKLMKTKKALEDTFEHLSTSNKNKKNVEKAIIKQLMVTRSVLKKTRTFDEPLDN; encoded by the exons ATGGGATGCGGTAGGTCGCAACTGAGACCTTTTCTCCATCCAAAGAACCTTGAGGACGAGCCAATAAGGATCGAAATTATGTTTG GTGGAAACACAAGACCATATGGTGAAAATTCCTCCGGAGACAAAGACGGAACGACGATGGCGCGATCGGGAGATGGTGGAGGAGGCGGtggaggtggtggtggtggtggtggtggagtaGGTTACGGCAGAACCATGAAGGAGTACGAGGATGAGTTAAGCAATCTGAAGAAGGAAAACTTTCAACTTAAATTGCGAATTTATCTCTTAGAAGAGGGAAACCCTGCAAGAAACGGCATGACTTTTTCCGACGAGGATGTAATCAAAACGAACGTAGAATTAAAG gAAGAGTTAGAGAAATTGAGGAAGGAATTAATGGAGAAGCAGGTTCTTCTTAATCAGGCAGCCAGAGCTTTCAAATTATATGAAGAGCAAAAAGCAGCGACTTCTCGTACTCAAGATCAATATCAGCAATCTCTCGAAAAAGAACGAGAAAAAGTAACCAAGCTTGAAAAAG AGTTAGCAGAGTATCAAGAAAGAGAATTGGATACATCCATGTATTACAAGGAAACATTTGGCATCACTCCGGAACAGGCGTTAAAAAACGCAGAAAAGTTACGACAAATGGAAGAATTGGTGGCTTCTCTGGAAACAGAG ATGAAACAGATAACTGGCAGTTTGGAGGAGGAGCGCAGCTGGGTGCAAGAACTTGAAAATGAGAGGGATCAACTCAGAGAGCGATTAGACGTGGAAACGCGATTACGAGAGAAACAGGACTGTGATCGAGTACGAAATATCGAGGAATTACGTGACGAAGTGAAAGATCTGAAGGACCAACTATTCAAAAAGGACTCTATTGTACAACAATACACAAACGATCTTGATGAACAAGACAGACTGCTTAAGCAGAAAACCGCATTATTGGAAGAAAAGTGTCAGATGTACGAGGAGATCAGCCAGGTGTCTGAAAAAcggaaaaatcaaattattcaaTTGAGGGCATCCGTCAAAACGCGCGATGACGCCCTCACAGAGATTAACAATAAGCATCGTGCGTTGTTATCACAG TGCGAAAATAGTTATGGCAAACGAACGCCGCCTAATAGTCCCTCAGCTTTAATTTCGTGCACAAATGATTATCTATCGCTATCAGGACAGAAAGTGTCTTGTGTTCAAAATGCGAATCATGATGGTGTCTATGATTTTGAATCAAATAAGGAACGAGCAACGAGTTTGAGTTCACCATTAGGTGGAAATTCCAGGGAAATCAGGCATCTTATAAAG GAGCTGGAAGAAAGAGACAATAAATTACAACAGCAAGAAGATGTCAGGAAGCAGTTGATATTAAAACTGTGTAACGCCCAGAAGCAAGTAGAAAATGTAGAGCAGAAATTGAAAAAGATGGAAAGTGAGCATCAGAAGGCTATTAAAGCGATACAAGGCTTCATAGAGCGTGAGCAACAAATGCGAAATACAGAGTCACTCAAAGAACGACAGATTCTGGAACTGGAGACAGAGTTACGCAAGAGAAGAAATAGTCCCGTCTCGTTGAAGGATCTCGGTGTTAAGAATGCGGACGATTCCGAAAACGATTCCTGCAAACAG CAACGTTTCGAAGAAATGGAAAGCAAGATTAGCGACCTGCGAGACCAAATTGAGACAATAAAAGCTGAGAAGAATCACCTGGAAAAACGAACGCAAGTTGAGTTCAAG GAATTTCAAGTTCGTCTTCTCGATAAGGAGCAAAAGATTGAGATCCTGGAGATGGAGAAGCAGATCATTACAGAAGACTTGGCAAACAAAATTGCTGAACTCGATAAGCTCAGACACGCCGAAGTGACCAGTGTGGATGAAGTTAGCACTACCGGTTATCACGACAATACTctgcaaaaagaaaatgtactCGAGCAGTTGGAACAACGAAACGCCGAAATTGAGGAAAAGAACCATAAGATCGAACAGCTGACGAAGGAACTACAGGTTACGACTCAAAATCTGCAGATGTTAGTTAACACAGAACTCTGGAGTAAGAACAAGGAGATTGCTAAGCTGCACAATTACATGACAGCAACGTATAGCCATGATAAGAATCGCAATAAGCCTGAGATTATTCAAGAATCTGATAGCAGCATGCAACTGACGAATCTGATTCGCGAGCTTGGCGAGATTGGTGTCAAAGTAAATTTTACGAACGATACCGTTCGACTCGATTACATCAACGGGGATGAGACAGTGGACGTCAAGATGTTAAGTGAGAGCGTTCAGAGGCTGACGAGACAGCGAAACGATCTTGAGAAGGAAGTAGATTATTTGAAATGGCTGAAACTTGTATCGAAGCCCGACATCGCCGCGGAGATCGACGGTTGCGGTAACGAAACGGAACGAGCGAAGAAGTACTGTGAATTGTTGCGCACACATCTGAAGGATCTGGTCAAGTTCATGAAAGAGATGCTCAAAAATACCGATCGCGCGGATACTATTGGTAACGAACACAAGAAGATCGTATTAGATGTTTTGCTTAACTCCAAGATATTGTCGGACGATTTTGTGCGTGCTCTTGAAGGCATGGGCGTACAAGATGGTACAATTGTGAATGATAGGATTGATGGTTCCGTAAAAAAGAGTCGATCTGAGAACGTAGAGACATCGAAGAATCAGGCGTCACAATCGGATTCTGAGACGTTTTCGGAACCCGATCGAACTGTATCCATGGCCAGAATCGGTCTGCAGGAGAAGCAACACAAGAACCTGAGCCGCTCCAGATTCACTAAATACACCAAGACCTGCAGCGATTCTGAAGACTCTGCGGATTATGTGCCTTATTACAAGACCTACCAGAATGATCTCAGCGATCTGGACACGAGTTATCAGATACAAGAACTGAAAGAAACGAATAATATGCTGTATTCTGAACTTAGCGCTCTAAGGAACGATCTAGTTACCAAAGTTTCTTTCGATtgt GTAATCGATGAAAAATTAATGCCGTTTATTACGAAGTTGGAGAAGTCACAAAGGTTTTGTGAAAAGTTACAAGCTTCCTTGGAGAAAAGAATACACGAGTTCCATACGTTGAGAAAAGAGAACAAACAGAACAACGTTCGCAAGACGCAATTGGAGAAAAAGATTAACGATGTCGAGCAAATGGCAAGCGAAATTACCAAACAGAAAgctgaatttttgcaatataaggAAAGTGCCGAAAGAAAAACTACGGAGACCCTTTTAATACTTAACAAAGAGAATGAATCG TTGCGTGCGAGAATTAAACAGTTGGAAGAAGAAACGGAAACTGCTAAGGCGACCATATCCACTCTCAGAAAAGAGTTGGATCATCTCACTCTTTTGCACAGTCAGCTACTCGTGGAGAATACCAAGTTGACGAATGACAAATTGAGACTTGAGCAAGAAATGAGGAAAATGGAGAACCGATACGACATGACTGTTCGTTCATTGCAAGATAAATTCAGCAAAGAG ATATGTGATCTCAATCAGATCAACGATTTGCATAGAGCAAGAGTACAAGAACTCGAAACAGCGAATAAAGAGTTCAGGAGACACATGGCGGTGTGCGAAGCTAGCGATTCAGCGGCGAGCTCGAGCGGCGTATCGTCAATACCCACGGACGCCACGCTCAAGCAAACTTGTGATATTTTGCAGGAATATCATCCTTATAAC GGCTCGCAATTTTGGCAACCGACGAATTATTCTGCCCTCGGAGGACGCAGTAAATCTAGTTGTTCACCAGATTTGGGAATAGAAAGCGACGCTGCTGTTACCACAATGAGACCTTTGAAAGATACTTTAAAGATTACGGAATCTATGACTAACTTATTAAGCGATGAAGACGATGGTAATCACAGAGCTCCAGATTCAAACAGTCAAAGTCCACTACCAATAGAAG gtCTTGAAGAGGTGGAAGCTTTAAAACAGGAGAATGAAGCGTTAAAGCGAAAACTGATGAAAACTAAGAAAGCGCTGGAGGACACATTTGAACACTTATCAACCTCGAACAAGAACAAAAAGAACGTTGAAAAGGCGATAATAAAGCAGCTTATGGTCACAAGAAGTGTCCTTAAAAAGACAAGAACATTTGACGAACCTTTGGACAATTAA
- the LOC105197222 gene encoding centrosomin isoform X1, with the protein MLLGGCRYSIQSQNVPSTRTGAWGPYNSFRNTNMPLQEITMSQTLPLTNGGNTRPYGENSSGDKDGTTMARSGDGGGGGGGGGGGGGGVGYGRTMKEYEDELSNLKKENFQLKLRIYLLEEGNPARNGMTFSDEDVIKTNVELKEELEKLRKELMEKQVLLNQAARAFKLYEEQKAATSRTQDQYQQSLEKEREKVTKLEKELAEYQERELDTSMYYKETFGITPEQALKNAEKLRQMEELVASLETEMKQITGSLEEERSWVQELENERDQLRERLDVETRLREKQDCDRVRNIEELRDEVKDLKDQLFKKDSIVQQYTNDLDEQDRLLKQKTALLEEKCQMYEEISQVSEKRKNQIIQLRASVKTRDDALTEINNKHRALLSQCENSYGKRTPPNSPSALISCTNDYLSLSGQKVSCVQNANHDGVYDFESNKERATSLSSPLGGNSREIRHLIKELEERDNKLQQQEDVRKQLILKLCNAQKQVENVEQKLKKMESEHQKAIKAIQGFIEREQQMRNTESLKERQILELETELRKRRNSPVSLKDLGVKNADDSENDSCKQQRFEEMESKISDLRDQIETIKAEKNHLEKRTQVEFKEFQVRLLDKEQKIEILEMEKQIITEDLANKIAELDKLRHAEVTSVDEVSTTGYHDNTLQKENVLEQLEQRNAEIEEKNHKIEQLTKELQVTTQNLQMLVNTELWSKNKEIAKLHNYMTATYSHDKNRNKPEIIQESDSSMQLTNLIRELGEIGVKVNFTNDTVRLDYINGDETVDVKMLSESVQRLTRQRNDLEKEVDYLKWLKLVSKPDIAAEIDGCGNETERAKKYCELLRTHLKDLVKFMKEMLKNTDRADTIGNEHKKIVLDVLLNSKILSDDFVRALEGMGVQDGTIVNDRIDGSVKKSRSENVETSKNQASQSDSETFSEPDRTVSMARIGLQEKQHKNLSRSRFTKYTKTCSDSEDSADYVPYYKTYQNDLSDLDTSYQIQELKETNNMLYSELSALRNDLVTKVSFDCVIDEKLMPFITKLEKSQRFCEKLQASLEKRIHEFHTLRKENKQNNVRKTQLEKKINDVEQMASEITKQKAEFLQYKESAERKTTETLLILNKENESLRARIKQLEEETETAKATISTLRKELDHLTLLHSQLLVENTKLTNDKLRLEQEMRKMENRYDMTVRSLQDKFSKEICDLNQINDLHRARVQELETANKEFRRHMAVCEASDSAASSSGVSSIPTDATLKQTCDILQEYHPYNGSQFWQPTNYSALGGRSKSSCSPDLGIESDAAVTTMRPLKDTLKITESMTNLLSDEDDGNHRAPDSNSQSPLPIEGLEEVEALKQENEALKRKLMKTKKALEDTFEHLSTSNKNKKNVEKAIIKQLMVTRSVLKKTRTFDEPLDN; encoded by the exons GTGGAAACACAAGACCATATGGTGAAAATTCCTCCGGAGACAAAGACGGAACGACGATGGCGCGATCGGGAGATGGTGGAGGAGGCGGtggaggtggtggtggtggtggtggtggagtaGGTTACGGCAGAACCATGAAGGAGTACGAGGATGAGTTAAGCAATCTGAAGAAGGAAAACTTTCAACTTAAATTGCGAATTTATCTCTTAGAAGAGGGAAACCCTGCAAGAAACGGCATGACTTTTTCCGACGAGGATGTAATCAAAACGAACGTAGAATTAAAG gAAGAGTTAGAGAAATTGAGGAAGGAATTAATGGAGAAGCAGGTTCTTCTTAATCAGGCAGCCAGAGCTTTCAAATTATATGAAGAGCAAAAAGCAGCGACTTCTCGTACTCAAGATCAATATCAGCAATCTCTCGAAAAAGAACGAGAAAAAGTAACCAAGCTTGAAAAAG AGTTAGCAGAGTATCAAGAAAGAGAATTGGATACATCCATGTATTACAAGGAAACATTTGGCATCACTCCGGAACAGGCGTTAAAAAACGCAGAAAAGTTACGACAAATGGAAGAATTGGTGGCTTCTCTGGAAACAGAG ATGAAACAGATAACTGGCAGTTTGGAGGAGGAGCGCAGCTGGGTGCAAGAACTTGAAAATGAGAGGGATCAACTCAGAGAGCGATTAGACGTGGAAACGCGATTACGAGAGAAACAGGACTGTGATCGAGTACGAAATATCGAGGAATTACGTGACGAAGTGAAAGATCTGAAGGACCAACTATTCAAAAAGGACTCTATTGTACAACAATACACAAACGATCTTGATGAACAAGACAGACTGCTTAAGCAGAAAACCGCATTATTGGAAGAAAAGTGTCAGATGTACGAGGAGATCAGCCAGGTGTCTGAAAAAcggaaaaatcaaattattcaaTTGAGGGCATCCGTCAAAACGCGCGATGACGCCCTCACAGAGATTAACAATAAGCATCGTGCGTTGTTATCACAG TGCGAAAATAGTTATGGCAAACGAACGCCGCCTAATAGTCCCTCAGCTTTAATTTCGTGCACAAATGATTATCTATCGCTATCAGGACAGAAAGTGTCTTGTGTTCAAAATGCGAATCATGATGGTGTCTATGATTTTGAATCAAATAAGGAACGAGCAACGAGTTTGAGTTCACCATTAGGTGGAAATTCCAGGGAAATCAGGCATCTTATAAAG GAGCTGGAAGAAAGAGACAATAAATTACAACAGCAAGAAGATGTCAGGAAGCAGTTGATATTAAAACTGTGTAACGCCCAGAAGCAAGTAGAAAATGTAGAGCAGAAATTGAAAAAGATGGAAAGTGAGCATCAGAAGGCTATTAAAGCGATACAAGGCTTCATAGAGCGTGAGCAACAAATGCGAAATACAGAGTCACTCAAAGAACGACAGATTCTGGAACTGGAGACAGAGTTACGCAAGAGAAGAAATAGTCCCGTCTCGTTGAAGGATCTCGGTGTTAAGAATGCGGACGATTCCGAAAACGATTCCTGCAAACAG CAACGTTTCGAAGAAATGGAAAGCAAGATTAGCGACCTGCGAGACCAAATTGAGACAATAAAAGCTGAGAAGAATCACCTGGAAAAACGAACGCAAGTTGAGTTCAAG GAATTTCAAGTTCGTCTTCTCGATAAGGAGCAAAAGATTGAGATCCTGGAGATGGAGAAGCAGATCATTACAGAAGACTTGGCAAACAAAATTGCTGAACTCGATAAGCTCAGACACGCCGAAGTGACCAGTGTGGATGAAGTTAGCACTACCGGTTATCACGACAATACTctgcaaaaagaaaatgtactCGAGCAGTTGGAACAACGAAACGCCGAAATTGAGGAAAAGAACCATAAGATCGAACAGCTGACGAAGGAACTACAGGTTACGACTCAAAATCTGCAGATGTTAGTTAACACAGAACTCTGGAGTAAGAACAAGGAGATTGCTAAGCTGCACAATTACATGACAGCAACGTATAGCCATGATAAGAATCGCAATAAGCCTGAGATTATTCAAGAATCTGATAGCAGCATGCAACTGACGAATCTGATTCGCGAGCTTGGCGAGATTGGTGTCAAAGTAAATTTTACGAACGATACCGTTCGACTCGATTACATCAACGGGGATGAGACAGTGGACGTCAAGATGTTAAGTGAGAGCGTTCAGAGGCTGACGAGACAGCGAAACGATCTTGAGAAGGAAGTAGATTATTTGAAATGGCTGAAACTTGTATCGAAGCCCGACATCGCCGCGGAGATCGACGGTTGCGGTAACGAAACGGAACGAGCGAAGAAGTACTGTGAATTGTTGCGCACACATCTGAAGGATCTGGTCAAGTTCATGAAAGAGATGCTCAAAAATACCGATCGCGCGGATACTATTGGTAACGAACACAAGAAGATCGTATTAGATGTTTTGCTTAACTCCAAGATATTGTCGGACGATTTTGTGCGTGCTCTTGAAGGCATGGGCGTACAAGATGGTACAATTGTGAATGATAGGATTGATGGTTCCGTAAAAAAGAGTCGATCTGAGAACGTAGAGACATCGAAGAATCAGGCGTCACAATCGGATTCTGAGACGTTTTCGGAACCCGATCGAACTGTATCCATGGCCAGAATCGGTCTGCAGGAGAAGCAACACAAGAACCTGAGCCGCTCCAGATTCACTAAATACACCAAGACCTGCAGCGATTCTGAAGACTCTGCGGATTATGTGCCTTATTACAAGACCTACCAGAATGATCTCAGCGATCTGGACACGAGTTATCAGATACAAGAACTGAAAGAAACGAATAATATGCTGTATTCTGAACTTAGCGCTCTAAGGAACGATCTAGTTACCAAAGTTTCTTTCGATtgt GTAATCGATGAAAAATTAATGCCGTTTATTACGAAGTTGGAGAAGTCACAAAGGTTTTGTGAAAAGTTACAAGCTTCCTTGGAGAAAAGAATACACGAGTTCCATACGTTGAGAAAAGAGAACAAACAGAACAACGTTCGCAAGACGCAATTGGAGAAAAAGATTAACGATGTCGAGCAAATGGCAAGCGAAATTACCAAACAGAAAgctgaatttttgcaatataaggAAAGTGCCGAAAGAAAAACTACGGAGACCCTTTTAATACTTAACAAAGAGAATGAATCG TTGCGTGCGAGAATTAAACAGTTGGAAGAAGAAACGGAAACTGCTAAGGCGACCATATCCACTCTCAGAAAAGAGTTGGATCATCTCACTCTTTTGCACAGTCAGCTACTCGTGGAGAATACCAAGTTGACGAATGACAAATTGAGACTTGAGCAAGAAATGAGGAAAATGGAGAACCGATACGACATGACTGTTCGTTCATTGCAAGATAAATTCAGCAAAGAG ATATGTGATCTCAATCAGATCAACGATTTGCATAGAGCAAGAGTACAAGAACTCGAAACAGCGAATAAAGAGTTCAGGAGACACATGGCGGTGTGCGAAGCTAGCGATTCAGCGGCGAGCTCGAGCGGCGTATCGTCAATACCCACGGACGCCACGCTCAAGCAAACTTGTGATATTTTGCAGGAATATCATCCTTATAAC GGCTCGCAATTTTGGCAACCGACGAATTATTCTGCCCTCGGAGGACGCAGTAAATCTAGTTGTTCACCAGATTTGGGAATAGAAAGCGACGCTGCTGTTACCACAATGAGACCTTTGAAAGATACTTTAAAGATTACGGAATCTATGACTAACTTATTAAGCGATGAAGACGATGGTAATCACAGAGCTCCAGATTCAAACAGTCAAAGTCCACTACCAATAGAAG gtCTTGAAGAGGTGGAAGCTTTAAAACAGGAGAATGAAGCGTTAAAGCGAAAACTGATGAAAACTAAGAAAGCGCTGGAGGACACATTTGAACACTTATCAACCTCGAACAAGAACAAAAAGAACGTTGAAAAGGCGATAATAAAGCAGCTTATGGTCACAAGAAGTGTCCTTAAAAAGACAAGAACATTTGACGAACCTTTGGACAATTAA